In a genomic window of Oceanibaculum indicum P24:
- a CDS encoding DUF2336 domain-containing protein — MSFRDGVRDKVTKSGDPKGESPKAKESAGHGLSAQDVARLAADRSGESRQATVQKLAATYAESEMSPAEREAVMALFQMFARDAEQRVRAALAASVKSLPDLPHDLAMILASDEAEVAGPILESASVLTEADLLMLVRDSDTAKLLSIAKREHVPGSVADALVDSGNEAVVATVVSNPGADLSDRAMERALAAFPNSETVKEGLVSRPVLPVTIAERLVNLVSERLRERLVTHHALSPDMATDLVLESRERATMSLLRGARSTLAVEALAKQLHKNGRLTESLILRAAVLGDIDFLESSLAVIAGIPRENARLLVHDAGRRGLASLLKKADLPGRLAVVLQTAVEVADETQFDGLERDRERYAVRMIERVLTAVDENPDNILDQADVDYLIRKIDRLQGPQAIAC, encoded by the coding sequence ATGTCATTCCGCGACGGGGTGAGGGACAAGGTGACGAAATCCGGCGACCCGAAGGGCGAGAGCCCTAAAGCCAAGGAATCCGCGGGCCACGGCCTCAGCGCCCAGGATGTGGCGCGGCTGGCCGCCGACCGTTCCGGCGAAAGCCGGCAGGCGACTGTCCAGAAGCTCGCCGCCACCTATGCCGAGAGCGAGATGTCGCCCGCCGAGCGCGAGGCGGTGATGGCGCTGTTCCAGATGTTCGCGCGCGATGCCGAGCAGCGGGTGCGCGCGGCGCTTGCCGCCAGCGTGAAGTCGCTTCCCGATCTGCCGCATGATCTGGCGATGATCCTGGCCAGCGACGAGGCCGAGGTGGCCGGGCCGATCCTGGAAAGCGCCTCGGTGCTGACCGAGGCCGACCTGCTGATGCTGGTGCGCGACAGCGACACCGCGAAGCTGCTGTCCATCGCCAAGCGCGAGCATGTGCCGGGCAGCGTCGCCGACGCGCTGGTGGACAGCGGCAACGAGGCCGTGGTGGCGACCGTGGTGTCCAATCCCGGCGCCGATCTGAGTGACCGCGCGATGGAGCGGGCGCTTGCCGCCTTCCCGAACAGCGAGACCGTGAAGGAAGGGCTGGTCAGCCGGCCGGTGCTGCCGGTGACCATCGCCGAACGGCTGGTCAATCTGGTGTCCGAGCGGCTGCGCGAGCGGCTGGTCACGCATCACGCCCTGTCGCCCGACATGGCGACCGATCTTGTGCTGGAAAGCCGCGAGCGGGCGACCATGTCGCTGCTGCGCGGCGCGCGCTCCACCCTGGCGGTCGAGGCGCTGGCGAAGCAGCTGCACAAGAATGGCCGGCTCACCGAATCGCTGATCCTGCGTGCCGCCGTGCTGGGCGACATCGATTTCCTGGAATCCTCGCTGGCGGTCATTGCCGGCATCCCGCGCGAGAATGCGCGGCTGCTGGTGCATGATGCCGGCCGGCGCGGCCTCGCCTCGCTGCTGAAGAAGGCCGATCTGCCGGGGCGGCTCGCCGTCGTGCTGCAGACCGCCGTGGAGGTTGCCGACGAGACGCAGTTCGACGGGCTTGAGCGCGACCGCGAGCGCTATGCCGTGCGGATGATCGAGCGCGTGCTGACGGCGGTGGATGAAAACCCGGACAATATCCTCGACCAGGCGGACGTCGATTACCTGATCCGCAAGATCGACCGGCTGCAGGGACCGCAGGCCATCGCTTGCTGA
- a CDS encoding c-type cytochrome, giving the protein MLMRKLSLPVVAAALATVIFAPQVQAGDAAAGQKVFNKCRACHVADKETNRVGPHLVGIIGRKTASVDGFKYSDGMKAAGEKGLVWTEENFTKYMKDPKDFVPGNRMAFVGLKSDKEIEDLIAFLKK; this is encoded by the coding sequence ATGCTGATGAGGAAGCTAAGCCTGCCGGTCGTTGCCGCCGCGCTCGCCACCGTCATTTTCGCCCCCCAGGTTCAGGCCGGGGATGCCGCGGCCGGGCAGAAGGTCTTCAACAAGTGCCGCGCCTGCCACGTGGCGGACAAGGAGACCAACCGGGTCGGCCCGCATCTGGTCGGCATCATCGGCCGCAAGACCGCCAGCGTCGATGGTTTCAAGTACTCCGATGGCATGAAGGCGGCCGGCGAGAAGGGCCTCGTCTGGACCGAGGAGAATTTCACCAAGTACATGAAGGACCCGAAGGATTTCGTGCCGGGCAACCGCATGGCCTTCGTCGGTCTGAAGAGCGACAAGGAAATCGAAGACCTGATCGCCTTCCTGAAGAAGTAG
- a CDS encoding ABC transporter ATP-binding protein, producing MLTVEGLNAHYGRAHILADVALSVSRGEVLALLGRNGAGKSTTMKSIVGLVPPTSGSISFEGTEVAGRPPHEIVRLGLGYVPEERRVFTELTVEENLEVGRQPARPGVPEWTPEKLYALFPNLAEMRRRPGGQMSGGEQQMLTIARTLMGNPSLVLLDEPSEGLAPKIVEQMAVTLKALKAEGLTLILSEQNLHFAKLVADRATIIEKGGIRFSGTMDELMADEDARQAYLSV from the coding sequence ATGCTGACCGTCGAAGGGCTGAATGCGCATTATGGCCGCGCCCATATCCTGGCCGATGTGGCGCTGTCAGTGTCGCGTGGCGAGGTGCTGGCGCTGCTGGGCCGCAACGGGGCCGGCAAGTCCACCACCATGAAATCCATCGTCGGGCTGGTGCCGCCGACATCGGGCAGCATCAGTTTCGAGGGAACGGAAGTGGCGGGACGGCCGCCGCACGAGATCGTCCGGCTGGGCCTCGGCTACGTGCCGGAGGAACGCCGTGTATTCACCGAGCTGACGGTCGAGGAGAATCTGGAGGTCGGGCGCCAGCCGGCCCGGCCTGGCGTGCCGGAATGGACTCCGGAGAAGCTCTATGCGCTGTTCCCCAACCTGGCGGAGATGCGGCGCCGGCCGGGCGGGCAGATGAGCGGCGGCGAACAGCAGATGCTGACCATCGCACGCACGCTGATGGGCAACCCCTCTTTGGTGCTGCTGGACGAACCGTCCGAGGGGCTGGCGCCGAAGATCGTGGAGCAGATGGCCGTCACGCTGAAGGCGCTGAAGGCGGAAGGGCTGACGCTCATCCTGTCGGAGCAGAATCTGCATTTCGCGAAGCTGGTCGCCGACCGCGCGACCATCATCGAGAAGGGCGGCATCCGCTTTTCCGGCACCATGGACGAGCTGATGGCGGACGAGGACGCCCGCCAAGCCTATCTGTCGGTGTGA
- a CDS encoding ABC transporter ATP-binding protein produces the protein MSRVLEVAGLAKSFGGIHAVSDVSFTLDAGELLALIGPNGAGKTTCFNMLMGQLKPNAGTIRLLGRDIAGMAPRRIWRLGVGRTFQITATFGSMSVRENVQMALLSHHNRLLSLFADAGRQYREEAMELLALVGMAEQAERACGVLAYGDLKRVELAVALANAPKLLLMDEPTAGMAPRERVGLMELTASIVKQRGISVLFTEHDMDVVFGHADRVLVLNRGRLLAEGTPAAVRDNPLVQETYLGSGAMFAGEAS, from the coding sequence ATGAGCCGGGTGCTTGAGGTTGCGGGCCTCGCCAAATCCTTCGGCGGTATCCACGCCGTCAGCGATGTGTCCTTCACGCTGGATGCCGGGGAGCTGCTGGCGCTGATCGGCCCGAACGGCGCCGGCAAGACCACCTGCTTCAACATGCTGATGGGCCAGCTGAAGCCCAATGCCGGCACCATCCGGCTGCTGGGCCGTGACATTGCCGGCATGGCGCCGCGCCGCATCTGGCGGCTGGGCGTTGGGCGCACCTTCCAGATCACCGCCACCTTCGGCTCGATGAGCGTGCGCGAGAATGTGCAGATGGCGCTGCTGTCGCACCATAACCGCCTGCTGTCGCTGTTCGCCGATGCCGGTCGCCAGTACCGGGAGGAGGCGATGGAGCTGCTCGCCCTCGTCGGCATGGCGGAGCAGGCGGAGCGCGCCTGCGGCGTGCTGGCCTATGGCGACCTGAAGCGCGTCGAGCTGGCGGTGGCGCTGGCGAATGCGCCGAAGCTGCTGCTGATGGACGAGCCGACCGCCGGCATGGCCCCGCGCGAGCGCGTCGGGCTGATGGAGCTGACCGCCAGTATCGTGAAGCAGCGCGGCATCTCCGTGCTGTTCACCGAGCATGACATGGATGTGGTGTTCGGCCATGCCGACCGGGTGCTGGTGCTGAACCGGGGCCGGCTGCTGGCCGAGGGCACGCCGGCGGCGGTGCGCGACAATCCGCTGGTGCAGGAAACCTATCTCGGCAGTGGCGCCATGTTCGCGGGGGAGGCTTCGTGA
- a CDS encoding ABC transporter permease codes for MELFIAQLLTGLASASALFLVACGLTIIFGVTRIVNFAHGSFYMLGAYIAWTLIEGMGGGVLAFWSGVLLAAIAVGLIGVAMEMTILRRIYHAPELFQLLATFGVVLIVQDIALYIWGAEDLLGPRAPGLTGAVPFGVQRLPEYDLFLIAFAPLVLAGLWLLFHRTRFGILVRAATQDRQMVAALGVNQKWLLTGVFFLGTALAGLGGAIQLPKGNASLTMDLGIIAEVFVVTVVGGMGSILGAYLAALLIALIRVFAVANADMSVLGIQFWQVELVLIFAVMAVVLVVRPWGLLGRRETLHAAHGAVEPPLLPAPASLKWFGLAVLALLVALPGMAGNYALTIATEILIFALFAASLHFLMGIGGVISFGHAAYFGLGAYGAALMVKHFAWPMEAALFMAPVGGALGALLFGWFCVRLSGVYLAMLTLAFAQIAWAVAFQWLDVTGGDNGMLGIWPSSWASSAAAFYGFAAIVVVLALLALRRTAFSPFGYALRAGRDSPLRADAIGIDVRRMRWFGFTLAGLFAGIAGGLFAFLKGSVSPDLMAIPLSVDALVMVLLGGVQTLAGPIVGAVSFTAIKTELVSLTNYWRILLGLVIVGLVVAFPQGIAGFVRHRFMDREDAA; via the coding sequence TTGGAACTGTTCATCGCCCAGTTGCTGACCGGGCTTGCCAGCGCCTCTGCCCTGTTTCTGGTCGCCTGCGGGCTGACCATCATCTTTGGCGTTACCCGGATCGTGAATTTCGCCCATGGCAGCTTCTACATGCTGGGCGCCTATATCGCCTGGACGCTGATCGAGGGGATGGGCGGCGGCGTGCTCGCCTTCTGGAGCGGGGTGCTGCTGGCTGCCATCGCCGTCGGGCTGATCGGCGTGGCGATGGAAATGACCATCCTGCGCCGCATCTACCACGCGCCGGAGCTGTTCCAGCTGCTCGCCACCTTCGGTGTGGTGCTGATCGTGCAGGATATCGCGCTCTATATCTGGGGCGCGGAAGACCTGCTGGGCCCGCGTGCACCGGGGCTGACCGGCGCCGTGCCGTTCGGCGTGCAGCGCCTGCCGGAATATGATCTCTTCCTCATCGCCTTCGCGCCGCTGGTACTGGCCGGGCTGTGGCTGCTGTTCCACCGCACCCGCTTCGGCATTCTGGTGCGGGCCGCGACGCAGGACCGGCAGATGGTGGCGGCGCTGGGCGTGAACCAGAAATGGCTGCTGACCGGCGTGTTCTTCCTGGGTACCGCACTGGCCGGGCTGGGCGGGGCGATCCAGCTGCCCAAGGGCAATGCCAGCCTGACCATGGATCTGGGCATCATCGCCGAAGTGTTCGTCGTCACGGTGGTCGGCGGCATGGGCTCGATCCTCGGCGCCTATCTGGCGGCGCTGCTGATCGCGCTGATCCGCGTCTTCGCCGTCGCCAATGCGGATATGAGCGTGCTGGGCATCCAGTTCTGGCAGGTCGAGCTGGTGCTGATCTTCGCCGTCATGGCGGTGGTGCTGGTGGTGCGGCCCTGGGGGCTGCTGGGCCGGCGGGAAACACTGCATGCCGCGCATGGCGCGGTGGAACCGCCGCTGCTGCCCGCCCCCGCCTCGCTGAAATGGTTTGGCCTCGCGGTCCTGGCCCTGCTGGTGGCGCTGCCCGGCATGGCGGGCAATTACGCGCTGACCATCGCCACGGAAATCCTGATCTTCGCGCTGTTCGCCGCGTCCTTGCATTTCCTGATGGGGATCGGCGGCGTCATCTCCTTCGGCCATGCCGCCTATTTCGGCCTCGGCGCCTATGGGGCGGCACTGATGGTGAAGCATTTCGCCTGGCCGATGGAGGCCGCCCTGTTCATGGCGCCGGTCGGAGGCGCGCTGGGGGCGCTGCTGTTCGGCTGGTTCTGCGTGCGGCTGTCGGGCGTCTATCTCGCCATGCTGACGCTGGCCTTCGCGCAGATCGCCTGGGCGGTCGCCTTCCAGTGGCTCGATGTCACCGGCGGCGACAATGGCATGCTGGGCATCTGGCCGTCCTCCTGGGCGTCCTCGGCGGCGGCCTTCTACGGCTTTGCCGCCATCGTCGTGGTGCTGGCGCTGCTGGCGCTCAGGCGCACCGCCTTCTCGCCCTTCGGCTATGCGCTGCGGGCCGGCCGTGATTCGCCGCTGCGTGCGGATGCCATCGGCATCGATGTGCGCCGCATGCGCTGGTTCGGCTTCACCCTGGCCGGGCTGTTCGCCGGCATCGCCGGCGGGCTTTTCGCCTTCCTGAAGGGCAGCGTCTCGCCCGACCTAATGGCGATCCCGCTGTCGGTCGATGCGCTGGTCATGGTGCTGCTGGGCGGCGTGCAGACGCTGGCCGGGCCGATTGTCGGCGCGGTCAGCTTCACCGCCATCAAGACCGAGCTGGTGAGCTTGACCAATTACTGGCGCATCCTGCTGGGCCTCGTCATAGTCGGGCTTGTGGTGGCCTTCCCGCAGGGCATCGCCGGCTTCGTGCGCCATCGCTTCATGGACCGGGAGGATGCGGCATGA
- a CDS encoding ABC transporter substrate-binding protein: protein MMTRRRFSGLALAAGMTAALAANGSAVAADKIVLGDMNSYTGFASFTIPYKQGWELALEEINASGGILGKQVTVVSRDDGAKPADAVTVANELVSREGATLLFGTLLSHVGLAVSDFAKQKKVIFIAAEPLSDSIAWQKGNRYTFRLRPGTYVQAALLAEEAAKLPAKRWATIAPNYEYGQSAVAAFKELLKAKKPDVEFVAEQWPALGKIDAGAAVQALAAANPDAIFNVTFGGDLLKFVREGKVRGLWEKRTVASMLGGEPDWIDPLKDEAPEGWLVTGYPWYAIETPEHVKFREAFQKKFNDYPRLGSVVGYAALYSVKAAMEKAGTTETEKVVDAFADLKLGTPLGPITYRAIDNQSTMGAYVGTLTVKDGMPRMVDWRFGKGEDYLPPDEVVKKLRAKE, encoded by the coding sequence ATGATGACACGCAGACGCTTTTCCGGCCTGGCACTCGCCGCCGGCATGACCGCCGCACTGGCGGCTAACGGGTCGGCTGTCGCCGCCGACAAGATCGTGCTGGGCGATATGAATTCCTATACCGGCTTCGCTTCCTTCACGATCCCCTACAAGCAGGGCTGGGAGCTGGCGCTGGAGGAGATCAACGCGTCCGGTGGCATTCTCGGCAAACAGGTTACGGTGGTCAGCCGCGATGATGGCGCCAAGCCGGCCGACGCGGTGACCGTGGCGAACGAGCTGGTCAGCCGCGAGGGCGCGACCCTGCTGTTCGGCACGCTGCTGTCGCATGTCGGCCTTGCCGTGTCCGACTTCGCCAAGCAGAAGAAGGTGATCTTCATCGCCGCCGAGCCGCTGTCCGACTCGATCGCCTGGCAGAAGGGCAACCGCTACACCTTCCGGCTGCGCCCCGGCACCTATGTGCAGGCGGCCCTGCTGGCGGAGGAGGCGGCGAAGCTGCCGGCCAAGCGTTGGGCGACCATCGCGCCGAACTATGAATATGGCCAGTCCGCCGTCGCCGCCTTCAAGGAGCTCTTGAAGGCGAAGAAGCCGGATGTGGAGTTCGTCGCCGAGCAGTGGCCGGCGCTGGGCAAGATCGATGCCGGTGCCGCCGTGCAGGCGCTGGCGGCGGCCAATCCGGACGCCATCTTCAACGTCACCTTCGGCGGCGACCTGCTGAAGTTCGTGCGCGAAGGCAAGGTGCGCGGCCTGTGGGAGAAGCGCACCGTGGCCAGCATGCTGGGCGGCGAGCCGGACTGGATCGACCCGCTGAAGGATGAGGCACCGGAGGGCTGGCTGGTCACCGGCTATCCCTGGTACGCCATCGAGACGCCGGAGCATGTGAAGTTCCGCGAGGCCTTCCAGAAGAAGTTCAACGACTATCCGCGCCTCGGCTCGGTGGTCGGCTATGCCGCGCTGTATTCGGTGAAGGCGGCGATGGAGAAGGCCGGCACGACCGAGACGGAGAAGGTCGTGGATGCCTTCGCCGACCTGAAGCTCGGCACGCCGCTGGGGCCGATCACCTACCGCGCCATCGACAACCAGAGCACCATGGGCGCCTATGTCGGCACGCTGACCGTGAAGGACGGCATGCCGCGCATGGTCGACTGGCGCTTCGGCAAGGGCGAGGACTATCTGCCGCCCGACGAGGTGGTGAAGAAGCTCCGCGCGAAGGAGTAA
- a CDS encoding amino acid synthesis family protein — protein MSELVQIRKMVLTVEEIRHEGGPAPERPILRAACLAVLKNPYAGRYVADITPLMEALKPLGLEMSQRLIAALGGDVAKIESYGKGSIIGTAGELEHGACWHVPGGYAMRELLGSAKAIVPSATKVGSAGARLDVALGHKDAAYVRSHFDAMEVGIHDAPRADEIVYCLVMTTGGRIHARVGGLQVSEIKGEDGLR, from the coding sequence ATGAGCGAGCTGGTCCAGATCCGCAAGATGGTCCTGACCGTGGAGGAAATCCGCCACGAGGGCGGCCCCGCGCCGGAACGACCGATCCTGCGCGCCGCCTGTCTGGCGGTGCTGAAGAATCCCTATGCCGGGCGCTATGTCGCAGACATCACGCCGCTGATGGAGGCGCTGAAGCCGCTGGGGCTGGAGATGTCGCAACGGCTGATCGCAGCACTGGGCGGCGACGTTGCGAAGATCGAGAGCTACGGCAAGGGCTCGATCATCGGCACGGCGGGCGAGCTGGAGCATGGTGCCTGCTGGCATGTGCCGGGCGGCTATGCGATGCGCGAGCTGCTGGGCAGCGCCAAGGCCATCGTGCCGTCCGCCACCAAGGTAGGGTCGGCGGGCGCGCGCCTCGATGTCGCGCTGGGCCACAAGGACGCTGCCTATGTGCGCAGCCATTTCGACGCGATGGAGGTCGGCATTCACGACGCGCCGCGCGCCGACGAGATCGTCTATTGCCTGGTCATGACCACCGGCGGGCGCATCCATGCCCGTGTCGGCGGCCTGCAGGTCAGCGAGATCAAGGGAGAGGATGGCCTGCGTTAA